A genomic stretch from Empedobacter stercoris includes:
- the rimP gene encoding ribosome assembly cofactor RimP gives MDSNKVKQLIDEAIAENPSLFLIDWKITPDDKIIILADGDEGLSVEEIVRISRHVEHNLDREECDFALEVSSPGVGSELTMPRQFAKNVGRTLEATLNDKVIEGEIVEADDEGVTVFWEAREPKPLGKGKITVEHEEKINYADIKKAIIKVTF, from the coding sequence ATGGATTCAAATAAAGTAAAACAGCTAATAGATGAAGCAATCGCGGAGAATCCGTCATTGTTTCTAATCGATTGGAAAATCACTCCAGATGATAAAATTATTATTTTAGCAGATGGAGACGAAGGTCTTTCAGTCGAAGAAATTGTAAGAATAAGCCGACATGTAGAACACAATCTTGATAGAGAAGAGTGTGATTTTGCATTGGAAGTTTCTTCTCCTGGAGTAGGTAGTGAATTAACCATGCCACGTCAATTTGCAAAAAATGTAGGTCGAACATTAGAAGCTACATTAAATGATAAAGTGATAGAAGGCGAAATTGTAGAGGCCGATGATGAAGGTGTTACAGTTTTTTGGGAAGCACGCGAGCCGAAGCCATTAGGAAAAGGAAAAATTACAGTAGAACACGAAGAAAAAATAAATTACGCTGACATCAAGAAAGCGATAATAAAAGTCACCTTTTAA